GAAACTGAGCCGCTGTAATACTTGTTTTGCCATATTCCTCCCCACCAAAGCAGAAAGGAGGAAAAGCCGTCAACACGCCTGAAAGGTGATGCAGAAAACCGCCCATTTCAGATGCCGTCTGTTTTGATCCGTTTGAACGAACTATATCCGGAACAGGCTAATATCACCTATTGGAATCAAGTTTTTAACAGGAAACACTCATTAAAATTTCCAAAAAACTTGACAAATAATCATATTTTAGATCTCATTTACTTATAAAATAATTAACTGTTATCCTATATAATGCCACTTTTCCTATCTTCATCGCTCTCCCGTCTGCTGGTTCTCATCTTGGCGGTACTGTTCAGTTCCGGTATTCTACGGGCAGATAAAGAGGAAGAGGACACTTTAGAAGAAACCGGGCAAGAAGCCACCGGCCCCCTTAAAATCAAATCACAGACAAAACTCTGCTCCGCAGATTACTATATCAAGGGTGGAAATGGAGACAAAAATGAGGATAAAAAGAGGATAAACATTGGAATTGGAGAAGAAATCACTTTTCTGCTTGTCGGCAAACCGAAAGGCTCCATTAAAGAACTTAAATGGAACATTGAAGGAGATGGATTCAAAAAAACCAATTTAGACCAATTTACAGGAAACTTAAAAATTTCCTTAATTGCAAAGAATGATTTAAAAAAAGACACAACTGCTAAAATCAAAGCGGAAACAAGTGAAGGACTTCAGACAGCAATAACGATTAATATAAAAGTTCCTAACAAAATAGAAGGGAAAAAATACACGGGCATATTCGAAGGCTCCGATGGTCAATCAATTAATGTCAGCGATTACCAAATTCCGGCAGGCAGACACGGGGTCATTGGATTCATTGAAGTAACCTTGTCGCCTACGGATGTAAGTTTCAAGAATATTAATGTTATTGAAAAAGACGGAGGACTTGGGTGGAAAGGAAAAGACAATGGCAAGCCCAAACCTGCTCTGGCTTCCGGCCATACCGGAAATGGAGCTGGAAAAATCGCTAGAATACAAGATAAAAACACGTTTTATGATTTTGTCAGTGAATTGGAGGATATCATCGTCGTTCTCGACACTATTAAGAAAACCAACGAAAATCCTCAAGAATTTTGGTGGGTATGTAATGCTCATGTCTATTTGAAAGACCAAAAGAAAGATCTGTTCCGGCTCGGTACGACAAATCAGGAATTTTATATTGAGGCTTTCTTGAAAGAGATAGCAACAAAAACGATCATCAAAAAATTTAACGTTACCTTTGAAAGAAACAGCAACGACGGTTAGAGTTACTATGAAAACAATCTCATTTCTATTTTTTTGTTTTGTCTTCTTCACCATCGGTTGGAATACAAATGCCGATAATTTTACTCTGGAAACTCCAGAGTGCATTGAACAATACAAAACGTCTCCTGACGCCATCAAAAAGCTGAATGCCATACTAAAAGACAATCAGATTAAATCCTTTTACAATGAAGCAGAAAAAAACGAACTTACTTTCAGCATCACAACGAAAGATAATGTTTATACTGAACTGAAAAATAAAATATGGTACTGCTATCTCGTAGCTACGGCTCCTGTTTTTACTTTTAAAACATACAAAGAAACGGAACCGGATATTGATATAGACGATACGGCGGATCTTAGCCGTAAATCCATGGTATGCGGCTTTCTTGCAAAGTATATAGGACTAATCCGGGATTCCGGAGAAATCAAGGAATCTCTCAAAAAAAAGACCATCCGGCGCCTTCTGCTCCCTTATTACGCACACATTCTGAAACAATTTAAAAATGCCCACGAGCAAAATCCTTATAATATCACCGAAACCAAGGAGCAGGGTGAACATAAAAAAGAAAACACCATTTACGTCACCTCCCGAAAACAGATGGAAGAAATTTTTACCCGCATAAATGAAATCGCAGATGGAAAATCCTTCATCAATGCAAGAAACATCATCGTAGAGGACGAAGTCAACTACCTTGAGAAGGTTTTTATGGAACTCCTCGTCGCCGAATTTCCAGGTACATATGCTAAGGTAGAGGATTTTCTTCTTAAAGCCGGATATTCCAGGGAAGACATTCCCGGCCTAATTGACCGCACCGTTGGACGGGATGATAAAACCGATTTTCTATACCAAGGCAAGCACCGGATTGAACATGACCGGCTTTTTAAAAAGAAGAGAAAGAAATAAAAAATCCGGTTCTTCCCTTAAAAATATCCTTCCGAGAATGGATATAGTTTTCTACCTAAGTAGAACCTCCCCCCCTAAAAAGGAATCCAAGGTATCTCCTCCTTCCCTTTCCCGGCCCTTGCTTTTGCAAGACGTGGAAACGGTTTGAATATCCAGTCCTCCCCTACAGGGCAATGGCCCACAGCACCTTCAGGTAGCGGCCTTCCGGATAAGTGCTCAGGAAGGGGTGGTCCCAGCCGGGGCCGGTCATGGCCATGATCTGGAGCTTGCGCCCCTGCCGCTGGGCGGCCTTGATGACGGTCTGTTCAAATTCCGCGGGGGAAAGCAGCCCGGAGCAGGAACAGGTGACGAACAGGCCGCCGGGCCGCACGCACTGCAAGCCCAGCATGTTGAGGTCATGGTACTTTTTGATGCCTTCCTCGTATCCCTCCCGGCCGATGATGAATTTGGGCGGGTCCAGCAGCACGGCGTCAAACAGGCGTCCGTTGCGCACCATCTGGCGCGCGTAGACAAATGCGTCCGCATGCACGAAGTCAATGCGCTGCTGGTTGATGTTTCCATTCCTCTTGGCCATGGCGATGGCCTTTTCATCCAGGTCCACGCCCGTGACTTCCGCGGCGCCTCCCAGCATCTTGGCGGCAATGGAAAAGCCGCCGCTGTAGCAGCACAGGTCCAGCACCGTGGCCCCCTTCACCAGGGAGGCGAATTTGAGGCGGTTGTCCCGCTGGTCACAGAAGAAGCCCGTCTTGTGCCCCTGGGCGAAGTCCACTTCATAAGTGATGCCGTTTTCCACAATCTTCACCATCCGGACGGGAGCCGGGGATTCCGGGGCGTCCTCCGCGCGGATGCCTTCCATGCGGGCAATGCTCTCGTCCACCTGCACCACGTGGCGTTTGGTGCCGCACAGGCGGTGCAGCAGGGGCAGCCAGCGGTCCAGACGCTGCCAGACGGCCAGCGTGCTCACCTCCAGGCTCAGCACGTCCGCATAACGGTCCACCACCAGGCCGCCCAGGCCGTCGGAGTCACCGTGCAGCACGCGGTACGCGTTAGTGGTTTCATCCAGGCGCAGAATGTCCCTGCGCAGCTTCACGGCGCGTTCCAGGGCGGCGTCCAGGTCCCGTTCCGTAAAGGCGTCCTTCCCGTGGTATACCACGCGCAGGGGCGTTCGGCTGGCTTCATTCCAGAAGCCGGCGCCGAAGAGTTCCCCGTTCTTGTCATAGACGTGCACCAGGCTTCCCGGAGCTATTTCCCCGCTCACGGAGCCGAGCATGCGGGGGAATACGGCCGGATTGTACGTGAAGTACTTCAGTTCCACCCACGGCGTGAGCCATTGTTCACTGCCTTCCGGTGATTTGTTGACAAAAGAGGCCTTCCTGGGGGCCGTGCGCGGGCGCGGCCCCTGCTGGGAACGCCGGTCCCGGTAGGAGGGCCTGGGGCGGGAATCACGGGCGTCACGGGGATTGCGGAAATCATTCATGAGATTCGGGAGAGAAATGTTGGATCTGAGGCATAGCGAGCCACGGCCAGGTCAATGGCCTCTTCATACGTCCTCACTGGCTTCTTCATCAGGGAAGCGAGCCGTTCGCAGGACATGGCGGTATGCCGGGGCCGAGCATCCCTGAAACCGGCCTGTTCGTCGAGCTTTTGTTCCGCCACGGGCGGCAAAGAAGGCAGAAGGCCATGCCTTGCCGCGCTTTCCAGCGTCTTCACGGCATATCCGTGCCAGGAAACCGGCTCCCCGGACTGGCACAGGTGCAGCACGCCGGACGCATCGCTTTCATACATCAGGAAGCGCAGCCAGCCGCACAGGTCCTCCACCCAGGCGGGCATGGACCATTTGTCCGCCACGGCGGAGAGCGGTTCTCCGTTCAGCGCCTTGCGCAGCACCATCTCCGGAAAGGAGGGGCGCTCCGGATTGCCGAACACCCAGGAAACGCGGGCAACCAGCGCCTCCGGCATCTCCTCCCGCACGCGGAGTTCCGCCTCCAGCTTGGATTCTCCGTACACATTCACGGGGCGGCACTTTTCCGCCTCCGTTTTCAGGCCTCCCCTCCTGCCGTCCAGCACGTAGTCCGTGCTCAGATGGATGAAGCGCATGCCCTCCAGGCGGCAGATGCGGGCCATCATCTCCGGAGCCATGGCGTTCACGCGGTGCGCCGTCTCCGGATCATCCAGGCAGGCCTCCAGGCCGCTCACGGCGGCGCAGTTCACCACATGGGTGGCGCCCGAGGAAAGCAGCACGTTTTTCAGGACTTTTAAATCCTTTAAATCACAGGCGTTCCGGCCGCACCTCACCACTTCCATGCCTTCTTTTTCCAGATGCGCCGCCAGGCGGCTCCCCACCCGTCCGCCCGCCCCAAACACCAATGTCCTGTACATGACACGGAGCTTAGCCTTTCCCCCTTCAAAATCCAATGGAAAACCCTTTTTCATCGTGACAAAAGATTGAAAGGCTGTTTGAATGAAAGTTGTGTTTTACCATGAATATTCTTTAACGGCCTGCGGTCCGCTGAACGCCAGAGCCGCGGAAGTTTGCAGGAAGGGAGCCCTCATTAAAACGGATGAAGGCGGGTACGGCTGCATCCATCCCTGGCCGGAGCTGGGGGACGCCACGCTGCAGGAGGAACTGGACGCGCTCAGGAAGGGAAGCCCCCTGCCGCTGGGCGTCCGCGCCGTGGAGTGCGCCCGGACGGACGGAGAGGCGCGCGCGAAGGGAATCAGCCTGTTTGACGGCCTCCACATCCCCGCCAGCCATGCCACGCTGCCCTCCTGCGTCAGCCCCGCCACCATCCGCATCATGGAATCCAAGGGGTTCAAGGCAGGAAAAATCAAGGCCAGCCCCAACCTGGCGGCCGCCCTGGAACGGCTGACCATGCTGGCCTCCATGGTCCCCGCCTGGCGCTGGCGGCTGGATTTCAACGGCTGCCTGAATGAAAACGATTCCCTGAAGTTCTGGAAATCCCTGCCCCACCACCTGAAAACCCGGATAGACTTCATTGAAGATCCGTGCCCCTTCTCCATCCAGAGCTGGGAACGGCTGGTGGACGCCGGAATGCCGCTGGCCCTGGATATGGGTTCGGACTCGGAGCACCAGCCGGCCATCTCCTCGGACCTGCCCATCATCCGCATCGTCAAGCCCGCGCGGGAAGCCATCCCCGCATATCTTTACGAAGCCCCCGTCTTCACCACCGTCATGGACCACCCCGTGGGGCAGCTCTGGGCCGTTTACCAAGCGGCGGATTATTATCGCAACGCCCTGCCCACGGAAATTCCTCTCTGCGGCCTCTGCACGCACCTTCTGTTTGAACCGGACCCCTTCATTGACCAGATGGGCGGCATGAATCCGCAGGTGGCCGTACCCGCCGGAACGGGCCTGGGCTTTGACGGGATGCTGGAGGCCCTGCCCTGGAAAAAACTTTAACGGCGCGCCGCGCTTTCCCGGAACCCCGCACGGGCACAAAAAAGGCATGAAGCGGAACGCGCTTCATGCCTTTGTCATTTACCGGAACAGCCGGGAAACCCGTTACCTGGGCTCCGTGGAGAACTTCAGTCCGGGATATTCCTTCACGTTGCAGCCGGGCGTTTTGGGATTCACCTGCACCGGAACGAACGTGAACATCCACCGGCGCGCGGAATTGTTGCTGGGGCTTTTCACCAGCACGCGGTTCCAGCCCTTCTTGAGGGGAATCATCGTGGGCTCGCGGAAATGGTAGTTTTCATCCACCATCACGCCGCCGTTATGGGGCTTCTTCCATTGCGGGGGATCAATCTCCTGCCCGTTCACGAAGAACTTGGGATTTGCGTGGAACCACTTGCCGGGAACGCTCGCCGGGCCGTTGCGCCAGTCGGATGTGGCCCAGGTATGGCCGCTGATCCAGAAGGGCACCGTCTGCGCCTTGGGGGAATAAATGTACGTCTGCGCGTAATAGGTATGGTTCTTGTGGGGGTAGGCCCCCATCTTCGCCCCGTTGAACAGCGTCGGGAAATCGCAGTAATGCTTGAAGATGATGGTGGCTCCCGTGTAGGCATCCTTGGACCACTCGTAGGTGACGCCGTCAATCTCGTAGGAATCCTTCATCTTCCCGGTCTTGTTGTCCGCCTCCGGGGCAAACTCCGTTTCCGTCTTTCCGCCGTTGGGGATGGGCCCCAGCAGCTTCCACGGAATATGGGCCTGCCGCACGTAATTGAACTCCTTGTTCACGAAGAAGCGGTCCCGGATGGCGAGCACGCGGTTCTCGTACTCCGCAAACCCTTTCAGCAGCGGGTCCCCCTGCACCGGAAGGTTGGAGAAATACTTCATGTACTCGTCCTGGTTGGGGTCTCCCTGCACCTTTTCATGGGGATTGTTCCACAAGGGTTCGGAAACGAACGCCATGCCTGCGTAAACGGGCGTCTGGAGAACCTGGTTGCGCGGGTCCGTGATTTCCAGGTCCGGGAAGGAGCACAGCATCATGCCCAGGCCGTCCGCATTCTGGAACGGGCACGCCCGGCGGAAATACATGGTCATGGCCGTTTCAAACGGATCAAGGTGGTTCAGGTAGGTCTCCAGGGAATCCACGTACCTGGCTCCGTTGGCAGGCCACGCGCCGCGGTTCTGGCGGCCGGACCACAATTGCTGGATGGAGCCGTTATAGCCTTTCGGAGTCAGGCCGGGGTGCCACCTCATGGGCGTACGGCCGCAGGACTCCACCGCATTGATGTACTCCTTCAAAATATCATTGTTCACCTGCTCGTCCTTGCCGTGGGCCTCATCCGTGCCGATGTGGATGATAGGCATCTTCTCCCTGGGCACCAGGGAGCACATCTCCTTGATGAGGGCCACCAGGGCCTTGGTGGCCTTCTCATCGCTCATCTTTACGTTGAGCGCCTTGCGGAACGCCTGGCTGTGCCCCGGCATGTCCATCTCCGGAATCAGCAGGATGTTGCGCAGGCGGCAGTACTCCACCAGCTGCTTGAACTCCTTCTGCGTATAAAACTTGCCGGGCATGCGCGTAAAGTTCCTGGGATCATTCAGCTCCGGATAAATCTTGGACTCCAGCCGCCAGCCGGGATGTTCCGTGAAATGGAAGTGGTACACGTTCAGCTTCAGCTGCGCCATGGAGTCCAGCTCCTGCGCGATCAGGGGGAGGGGCATGTAATTGCGCCCCACGTCGTTCATGAATCCGCGGATTTCAAAATCCGGCCAGTCCACGATGTCGCACGCGGCAACCGTGGTGGTTCCGCCGCGGC
This DNA window, taken from Akkermansia muciniphila, encodes the following:
- a CDS encoding class I SAM-dependent rRNA methyltransferase codes for the protein MNDFRNPRDARDSRPRPSYRDRRSQQGPRPRTAPRKASFVNKSPEGSEQWLTPWVELKYFTYNPAVFPRMLGSVSGEIAPGSLVHVYDKNGELFGAGFWNEASRTPLRVVYHGKDAFTERDLDAALERAVKLRRDILRLDETTNAYRVLHGDSDGLGGLVVDRYADVLSLEVSTLAVWQRLDRWLPLLHRLCGTKRHVVQVDESIARMEGIRAEDAPESPAPVRMVKIVENGITYEVDFAQGHKTGFFCDQRDNRLKFASLVKGATVLDLCCYSGGFSIAAKMLGGAAEVTGVDLDEKAIAMAKRNGNINQQRIDFVHADAFVYARQMVRNGRLFDAVLLDPPKFIIGREGYEEGIKKYHDLNMLGLQCVRPGGLFVTCSCSGLLSPAEFEQTVIKAAQRQGRKLQIMAMTGPGWDHPFLSTYPEGRYLKVLWAIAL
- a CDS encoding sugar nucleotide-binding protein, whose amino-acid sequence is MYRTLVFGAGGRVGSRLAAHLEKEGMEVVRCGRNACDLKDLKVLKNVLLSSGATHVVNCAAVSGLEACLDDPETAHRVNAMAPEMMARICRLEGMRFIHLSTDYVLDGRRGGLKTEAEKCRPVNVYGESKLEAELRVREEMPEALVARVSWVFGNPERPSFPEMVLRKALNGEPLSAVADKWSMPAWVEDLCGWLRFLMYESDASGVLHLCQSGEPVSWHGYAVKTLESAARHGLLPSLPPVAEQKLDEQAGFRDARPRHTAMSCERLASLMKKPVRTYEEAIDLAVARYASDPTFLSRIS
- a CDS encoding enolase C-terminal domain-like protein, with product MKVVFYHEYSLTACGPLNARAAEVCRKGALIKTDEGGYGCIHPWPELGDATLQEELDALRKGSPLPLGVRAVECARTDGEARAKGISLFDGLHIPASHATLPSCVSPATIRIMESKGFKAGKIKASPNLAAALERLTMLASMVPAWRWRLDFNGCLNENDSLKFWKSLPHHLKTRIDFIEDPCPFSIQSWERLVDAGMPLALDMGSDSEHQPAISSDLPIIRIVKPAREAIPAYLYEAPVFTTVMDHPVGQLWAVYQAADYYRNALPTEIPLCGLCTHLLFEPDPFIDQMGGMNPQVAVPAGTGLGFDGMLEALPWKKL
- a CDS encoding family 20 glycosylhydrolase, translated to MKFLLLSLAWMCMACAGAWGQDTAPSFPATGANYRLFPADQPPLVPKPQELRWDGKAIPVQSVRILAPAPSRTSYPEQMKFIVSELKSFLADHRVKVAQDGAFAIKFVKGEVKAGTENPKLKEEAYSLRVTPGGALITARDTKGFYYGMKTLEQLLLRRGGTTTVAACDIVDWPDFEIRGFMNDVGRNYMPLPLIAQELDSMAQLKLNVYHFHFTEHPGWRLESKIYPELNDPRNFTRMPGKFYTQKEFKQLVEYCRLRNILLIPEMDMPGHSQAFRKALNVKMSDEKATKALVALIKEMCSLVPREKMPIIHIGTDEAHGKDEQVNNDILKEYINAVESCGRTPMRWHPGLTPKGYNGSIQQLWSGRQNRGAWPANGARYVDSLETYLNHLDPFETAMTMYFRRACPFQNADGLGMMLCSFPDLEITDPRNQVLQTPVYAGMAFVSEPLWNNPHEKVQGDPNQDEYMKYFSNLPVQGDPLLKGFAEYENRVLAIRDRFFVNKEFNYVRQAHIPWKLLGPIPNGGKTETEFAPEADNKTGKMKDSYEIDGVTYEWSKDAYTGATIIFKHYCDFPTLFNGAKMGAYPHKNHTYYAQTYIYSPKAQTVPFWISGHTWATSDWRNGPASVPGKWFHANPKFFVNGQEIDPPQWKKPHNGGVMVDENYHFREPTMIPLKKGWNRVLVKSPSNNSARRWMFTFVPVQVNPKTPGCNVKEYPGLKFSTEPR